A stretch of Eleutherodactylus coqui strain aEleCoq1 chromosome 2, aEleCoq1.hap1, whole genome shotgun sequence DNA encodes these proteins:
- the LOC136609911 gene encoding CCR4-NOT transcription complex subunit 8-like, translating into MPAANSQVICEVWAVNLPEEMRKISELVRSYRYIAMDTEFPGVVTRPFIRRNIDYQYQLIRRNVDLLKIIQLGLTFINEKGEYPPGTNTWQFNFKFNLRKDKYSQDSINFLANCGLQFQKHKEEGIDRMTFAKLLMTSGVVMCDNMKWLSFHSSFDFGYLVKLLTNSRLPEEEHEFFHLLNLFFPSIYDVKYLMKSCYYIKGGLQEVADQLDLQRIGGHHQAGSDSLLTSKVFFCMKKRFFGDHIDDAKFCGCVYGLGTRMAPKSKEEKISRKSHQRPAIRHHSLGLPSPANVLRPFPIFSRLGQLIAEDLLKQDTDWFKEVARRYASRFGSATPPRELWSAKVDREILGGFPSQM; encoded by the exons ATGCCCGCTGCCAACAGTCAAGTGATCTGTGAGGTTTGGGCAGTAAACCTGCCGGAGGAGATGCGTAAGATCAGTGAGCTTGTCCGCTCTTACAGATACATTGCAATG GACACAGAGTTTCCTGGGGTGGTGACGAGGCCATTTATCCGAAGAAATATAGATTATCAGTATCAGCTCATACGCCGCAATGTGGATTTGCTAAAGATTATACAGCTCGGTCTCACCTTCATAAATGAGAAGGGCGAGTACCCACCCGGAACCAACACCTGGCAATTTAACTTCAAGTTTAACCTCAG GAAGGATAAATATTCTCAAGACTCCATCAATTTTTTAGCAAATTGCGGGCTTCAGTTCCAAAAGCATAAAGAAGAAGGCATCGACAGGATGACGTTTGCAAAGTTGCTCATGACCTCTGGAGTGGTTATGTGTGATAATATGAAGTGGCTGTCATTTCACAG CTCTTTTGACTTTGGATATTTGGTAAAACTTCTAACAAACTCTCGACTTCCGGAGGAGGAACACGAGTTCTTCCATCTACTGAATCTCTTCTTCCCTTCCATCTATGATGTAAAATACTTAATGAAAAGCTGCTATTATATCAAG GGGGGTCTTCAGGAGGTGGCCGATCAGTTGGATCTGCAGAGGATTGGTGGACATCATCAAGCAGGTTCGGACTCACTTCTAACCAGTAAGGTGTTCTTCTGTATGAAAAAG cgTTTTTTTGGGGACCATATCGATGATGCCAAGTTCTGTGGATGTGTGTATGGGCTGGGAACAAGAATGGCGCCCAAGTCAAAGGAGGAGAAAATAAGCAGAAAGTCTCATCAACGACCAGCAATCAGACACCATTCACTCGGTCTCCCATCTCCTGCCAATGTGTTGCGCCCTTTTCCTATATTCTCCAG ACTCGGCCAGCTGATAGCTGAAGATCTTCTAAAgcaggacacagattggtttaagGAGGTTGCACGTCGGTATGCTTCTAGATTTGGGAGTGCCACTCCACCTAGAGAGTTATGGAGTGCTAAAGTAGATAGGGAGATTCTGGGAGGCTTCCCCTCCCAGATGTAA